One Aphidius gifuensis isolate YNYX2018 linkage group LG5, ASM1490517v1, whole genome shotgun sequence genomic region harbors:
- the LOC122858185 gene encoding uncharacterized protein LOC122858185: MTSQIFLLCSILISITIVIALPATSSDDENDNHLTIIKEKLDAQYADHLQEVSSGFQSTLKFINKLKIEKNKKQSDCVLKAIEKIYLSNRKVKTELSTCYSDARDNLKSSDKVMSNGKEAFLIEFNECCQNKRNSYDTSVAENQNNLNTCIKITE; encoded by the exons ATGACGAGTCAAATATTTTTGCTATGCTCAATACTCATTAGTATTACAATTGTc attGCATTACCAGCAACATCTAGTGATGACGAAAATGATAATCATCTgacaataattaaagaaaaattagatgCTCAATATGCGGATCATCTTCAGGAAGTGTCATCTGGTTTTCAATCAActcttaaatttataaataaattaaaaattgagaagaataaaaaacaatctgATTGTGTGTTAAaggcaattgaaaaaatttatctgagCAATCGAAAAGTCAAGACTGAATTATCAACGTGTTACTCTGATGCacgtgataatttaaaatcatcagataag gTAATGTCAAATGGAAAAGAAGCATTTTTAATAGAATTCAATGAATGTTGCCAGAATAAACGTAACTCATACGATACTTCAGTCGcagaaaatcaaaataatttaaatacttgtATCAAAATAACAGAGTAA